The sequence TCCCCCTTCAGGAACCGCTGCACCCGGACGCCGCCGGTGGCCCGGCCCTTCGCCGGGTACGACGCGAACGGCGACACCTTCACCTGCGTCCCGGTCGACGTGACGACCATCGGCTCGCCGTGCGCGGTGTCCTCGGTGGACACCGCGTTGAACGAGATGACCGACGCCTCCGGGGCGAGGTTGATGCCGGCCATGCCGCCGCCCTTGAGCCCCTGCGGCCGCACCAGCTTGGCCGGGAACCGCAGCAGCGACGCGTCCGACGTGATGAAGACCAGCGACTCCGCCCCGTCGGTGAGCCAGGTGGCCTGCACCACCTCGTCACCCTCCTTGAGGGTGATCACCTCGAACTCCTCGGAGCGCACCGGCCACTCCGGCGCACACACCTTGACCACGCCGTACCGGGTGCCGATCGCGAGGCCCGGGGAGTCGCCGGCGGTCAGCGGCGCGAGGCCGACCACCCGCTCCCCCTTCTCCAGCGGCACCAGCTCGGAGGCGGACATGCCGCCGCGCAGCGACACCGTCCCGGACTGCTCGGGCAGCACCGGCAGCGGCAGCACGTCCGTCTTGAACGCCCGGCCCCGGTTGGTGATCAACAGGATCCGGCCGCGGGCGGTGGAGTGGATGATCTCGCGGACCGCGTCGTGCTTGACCCGGCCGCTGCGCTTGCGCGCCTCGGTCGACTCCTCGCTCTCCGCCGCGGTCCGGGCGATCAGCCCGGTGGCGGAGAGGATCACCTGGCACGGGTCGTCGGCGACCTCCAGCGGGCCAGCCGGCGCGGACGCGGCGAGCACCTCCTTGAGATCGCCGGCGAGAAGCGTGGTGTGCCGGGGCCGGCCGAACTCGCCGGCCACCTCGGCCAGCTCGTCGGAGACCACCTGCTTGAGGACGTCCTCGTCGTCCAGGATCCGGCTCAGCTCGGCGATCTCGTTGCGCAGCCGCTGCTGCTCGGTCTCCAGCTCGATCCGGTCGAACCGGGTGAGCCGCCGCAGCGGGGTGTCCAGGATGTACGTCGCCTGGATGTCGCTGAGCCCGAACTCGTTCATCAGCCCGGCCTTGGCCGCGCCCGCGTCGTCGCTGGCCCGGATCAGCGCGACCACCCGGTCGATGTCGATCAGGGCGATCAGCAGGCCGTCGACCAGGTGCAGCCGGTCCTCGCGCTTGGTCCGCCGGTACGTCGTCCGCCGGGTGACCACGTCGTAGCGGTGCTGGACGAACACCTCCAGCAGCGCCTTGAGCCCGAGCGTGCGCGGCTGCCCGTCGACCAGCACCAGGTTGTTGATGCCGAACGAGCTCTCCAGCGGGGTCAGCCGGTAGAGGTCGGCCAGCAGCGCCTGCGGGTTGACGCCGACCTTGCACTCGATCACCAGGCGGGTGCCGTGCTCGCGGTCGGTGAGGTCCTTGACGTCGGCGATGCCCTGCAGCCGGGCCGCCTGGCGCTGCCCGCGCCGTGGACCGGAGGTGATCAGCTTGCCCTTCACCTCGTCGGTGATCGCCTCGATGATCTTCTCGGCGCCGACGCCGTAGGGCAGCTCGGTGACCGTGATCGCCTGCCGGCCACGGCCGCCCTCCAGCGGGCCGGTCTGCGCGCGGGCCCGGATCCGGACCACGCCACGGCCGGTCTCGTACGCCCGGCGCACCTCGTCGAGGCCGAGCAGCTGGCCGCCGGTGGGCAGGTCGGGCCCGGGGACGAAGCGCATCAGCTCGTCGAGGTCGGCCTCCGGGTGGGTGATCAGGTGCCGGGCGGCCGCGACCACCTCGCCGAGGTTGTGCGGGATCATGTTGGTGGCCATCCCGACCGCGATCCCGGACGTGCCGTTGACCAGCAGGTTCGGGAAGGCCGCCGGGAGCACCTTGGGCTCGGACTCGGAGCCGTCGTAGGTCGGCTTGAAGTCGACGGTGCCCTCGCCGAGCTCACCGACCAGCAGCATCGCCTCGCGGGACATCCGCGCCTCGGTGTAGCGCGCGGCGGCCGGCCCGTCGTCCGGTGATCCGAAGTTGCCGTGGCCGTCGATCAGCGGGGTGTTCAGCGAGAAGTCCTGGGCGAGCCGGACCAGGGCGTCGTAGATCGCCACGTCGCCGTGTGGGTGGTACTTGCCCATCACGTCGCCGACCACGCGGGCCGACTTCACGTACGGCCGGTCGGGGCGATGTCCCTGCTCGGACATGGACCAGAGGATCCGCCGGTGCACCGGCTTGAGACCGTCCCGGGCGTCCGGCAGCGCCCGGGAGTGGATCACCGAGTACGCGTACTCCAGGTAGGAGTCCTCGACCTCGGTGGTCAGCGGGTTGTCGATGACGCGGGCGCCGGCCTGGTCGAACGCGGACAGGTCGACGCGATTGTCGTTCTTGCGGCGTGCCATTGGTAGCGGACCTCTCAGGCGTCGATCGTCTCTTGGTCGATCCGGCCGGCAGCCTCGATCAACCAGTTCTTCCGGGGCTCGACCCGCTCGCCCATCAGCAGCTCGAGGGTGGCCTCCGCGCGCTCCGCGTCGTCCAGCGTGATCCGCCGGACGGTGCGCGACGCCGGGTTCATCGTGGTGTCCCAGAGCTCGTCGGCGTCCATCTCGCCGAGGCCCTTGAACCGGGGCACCGGTTTCTGCACCTGCCGGCCGGCGCGCTCCAGCCGGCTGACCGTGCTCTCCATCTCCTGCTGGGTGTAGGTGTACAGGGTCTGCGAGTTGCGGCCCTTGGTGACCACCTTGTGCAGCGGCGGCATCGCGGCGAAGAGCCGGCCGTGCTCGATGACCGGTCGCATGTACTTGGCGAACAGCGTGATCAGCAGGGTCCGGATGTGCGACCCGTCGACGTCGGCGTCCGCCATGATCATGACGCGGCCGTACCGCATCGAGCCGATCTCGAAGGTCCGCCCCGACCCGGCGCCGAGCACCTGCACGATCGCCGAGCACTCGGCGTTGTCCAGCACCTGTTGCAGGCTGGCCTTCTGCACGTTGAGGATCTTGCCGCGGATCGGCAGCAGCGCCTGGTACTCCGAGGAGCGGGCCATCCGGGCGGTGCCCAGCGCCGAGTCGCCCTCGACGATGAACAGCTCGGAGCGGTCGATGCCGATCGCCCGGCAGTCCACCAGCTTGGCCGGCATCGACGCGCCCTCCAGGGCGGTCTTGCGGCGGGCCGCGTCCTTCTGCTGTTTCTGGGTGAGGCGCACGCGGGACGCGTCCACCACCTTCTGCAGGACGGTGCGGGCCTCGGTTTTGGTGCGCCGGCCGTCGATCCACTCCTTCAGGTACGCCTCGACCAGGGTCTGCATGACCCGGGTGACGCCCGCGGTGGAGAGCTCGTCCTTGGTCTGCGAGGTGAACTGCGGTTCCGGCACGCGCACGTGGATCACCGCGGTCATGCCCTCCAGGAAGTCGTCCAGGACGGGCGGCTCCTCCTTGGGCTTGAGCAGGCCCCGGGCGTTGCGGATGGCCTCGGTCAGGGCGCGGGTCAGGGCCCGCTCGAAGCCCTTGCGGTGGGTGCCGCCGTGCACGTTGCGGATGGTGTTGGTGAAGCACTCGACGGTGCGGTCGTACCCGGTCCCCCAGCGGAACGCGACCTCGACCTGCGCGTGCCGCACGACGTTGGCCTGCATGACGCCGTTGGCGTCCGCGGCGTTCTCCTTGTACGTCCCCTCGCCGGTGACCACCAGGATCCCGGAGACCGGCTTGTCGACCGGCGGGGTCAGGAACTCCACCATGTCGATCAGGCCGTTGGGGTAGTGGAACGCCTCGGTGGCCGGCTCCTCGGCGGTGGCGTCGAAGAGGGTGTACTGCACGCCGGGGACCAGGAACGCGGTGTTGCGCAGCTTGGTGCGCACCGCCTCGACGTCCAGGCGGGCGCCGGCCTCGAAGTACCGCGCGTCGTACCAGTACCGGATCGAGGTGCCGGTGGGCTCGCCGCGTTTCATCCGGCGGGCCACCCGCAGGCCGGGCTGCGGGGTGAAGGCGGCGTCCGGGCCGGGGCCGTCGAAGACGCCGGGCACGCCGCGCTGGAACGAGATCTCGTGCACCTTGCCGTCGCGCTTGACGGTGACGTCGAACCGCAGCGACAGCGCGTTGACCGCGGACGCGCCGACGCCGTGCAGGCCGCCGGAGGCCTTGTAGCCGGAGCCGCCGAACTTGCCGCCGGCGTGCAGCCGGGTCAGCACCAGCTCGACGCCGCTCAGGCCGCTCTTGGCGTGCACGTCGGTCGGGATGCCCCGGCCGTCGTCGTCGACCTGGACCGATCCGTCGCTGTGCAGCGTGATGGAGATCCTGGTGGCGTGCCCGCCGACGCCCTCGTCGGTCGAGTTGTCGATGATCTCGTTGGCCAGGTGGTTGATGCCCCGGCTGTCGGTGGACCCGATGTACATCCCTGGGCGTTTCCGGACAGCGTCCAGCCCTTCCAGGTGCGTGAGGTCGTCAGCCCCGTACAAGGTCTCTGGCTGTGCGGTCACGAGGCGGCACTCCCGATCGGCCATGGTGGTCAAGGACGGCGCGAGCCTACCCGGCGCCCCCGACACTTCTGCCCCTGGCGAGCCAGGTCCCGACCAGCCGACCTGAAAAATCGGGAAAAGGGTACAAAAATGCTAGCGGACCCCGGCCAGCGGAGCGGACTGCGGCTGCAGGGCGCGCCACAGGTCCAGCGGGTACGTCTTCCCCGGCACCGACACCGGCGGCAGCTCCTGGTACGCGATGAGCGTGTCGGTGACCTCACGGGTGGCCGAGCAGACCACCACCGTGCCGTGCGGCGCGTACGCCTGCAACCGCGCCGCGGTGCTCACCACGCTGCCGCTGATCATCCCGTAGCCGCCGTCGAAGGCCAGCAGCGGATCGACGATCACCTCGCCGGTGGCCAGCCCGACCCGGGACCGCACCCGGTGCCTGCCGGCCAGGAGACGCCCCCTCAACCTCTCCTGGACCGACAGGCCCGCGCGCACCGCCGAGGCGGCCGCCTCCGGCTCGAACTCCTCCTCGCCGGCGCCGAACACCGCCATCACCGCGTCGCCCACGTACTTCTCCACGATGCCGCCGCACCGGCGGACCACCTCGGCGACCGCCGAGAAGTAGTCGCGCTGCAGCGCCCGCACCTCCGCGCAGTCCAGCCGGTCCACCAGCGAGGTGAAACCGACGATGTCTATGAACAGCACGGTCACGGTCTGGCGCCGCTCCTGAACGGCGACGGTGATGGTGGTCATGTCTCACGCTCCCCCAGATCACTGCGTTGACCGGGAGTACGGTGCCAGCCCGGCCCGGCACGCGGATCCGCAGAACGACGTATCTGTGATCGCATCCACACTGGTCATTTTTGTGACGCAGAACAGTCCGAACCGACGACAACGTGATAGTCGCTTTCGCATTAGGCTGCCGGTCATGGCCAGCCAGGGGGACGACGGGCCGCTTGTCGGGCGCACCGGCACGCTGGCCGACATCCAGTCCTACCTGCGCAACGTCGGCCCCGGTGGCACCGCCGCGGTGTTCCTGACCGGGGAGAGCGGTGTCGGCAAGAGCCGGCTGCTGCGGGAGACCGCCGACGCGTTGCGCGGTGGGGGTTTCGCGGTGCTCTTCGGCACCTGCCTGGACATCGGCGACGCCTCGCCGCTGCACCCGGTGCTGCAGGCGCTGCGCCGGCACGACAGCGCACCGGCCACTGTGGCCGACGACGCCGGCGCGCTGCTCGACCGGGTGTCGCGCGACCTGCGGGCGATCGCCGGCGACCAGCGGCTGCTGCTCGTCCTCGACGATCTGCAGTGGGCCGACCGGAGCACCCGCCAGCTGCTGCTCTACCTGCTCGCCGGGCTCGGTGACGTGCGTGTCTCGGTGCTGGCCGCGATCCGCGCCGAGGCCCTGCACGGCACCCACCCGCTGCGCCGGGTGCTGGCCGAGCTGCGCCGGCTGCGCTCGGTGCGGGTGCTCGACCTGGCCCCGCTGACCCCGGAGCACACCCGGGAGCTGGTCACCGCGATCGTCGGCCG is a genomic window of Actinoplanes teichomyceticus ATCC 31121 containing:
- a CDS encoding DNA gyrase/topoisomerase IV subunit B; the protein is MADRECRLVTAQPETLYGADDLTHLEGLDAVRKRPGMYIGSTDSRGINHLANEIIDNSTDEGVGGHATRISITLHSDGSVQVDDDGRGIPTDVHAKSGLSGVELVLTRLHAGGKFGGSGYKASGGLHGVGASAVNALSLRFDVTVKRDGKVHEISFQRGVPGVFDGPGPDAAFTPQPGLRVARRMKRGEPTGTSIRYWYDARYFEAGARLDVEAVRTKLRNTAFLVPGVQYTLFDATAEEPATEAFHYPNGLIDMVEFLTPPVDKPVSGILVVTGEGTYKENAADANGVMQANVVRHAQVEVAFRWGTGYDRTVECFTNTIRNVHGGTHRKGFERALTRALTEAIRNARGLLKPKEEPPVLDDFLEGMTAVIHVRVPEPQFTSQTKDELSTAGVTRVMQTLVEAYLKEWIDGRRTKTEARTVLQKVVDASRVRLTQKQQKDAARRKTALEGASMPAKLVDCRAIGIDRSELFIVEGDSALGTARMARSSEYQALLPIRGKILNVQKASLQQVLDNAECSAIVQVLGAGSGRTFEIGSMRYGRVMIMADADVDGSHIRTLLITLFAKYMRPVIEHGRLFAAMPPLHKVVTKGRNSQTLYTYTQQEMESTVSRLERAGRQVQKPVPRFKGLGEMDADELWDTTMNPASRTVRRITLDDAERAEATLELLMGERVEPRKNWLIEAAGRIDQETIDA
- a CDS encoding adenylate/guanylate cyclase domain-containing protein, whose amino-acid sequence is MTTITVAVQERRQTVTVLFIDIVGFTSLVDRLDCAEVRALQRDYFSAVAEVVRRCGGIVEKYVGDAVMAVFGAGEEEFEPEAAASAVRAGLSVQERLRGRLLAGRHRVRSRVGLATGEVIVDPLLAFDGGYGMISGSVVSTAARLQAYAPHGTVVVCSATREVTDTLIAYQELPPVSVPGKTYPLDLWRALQPQSAPLAGVR
- a CDS encoding DNA gyrase/topoisomerase IV subunit A, whose protein sequence is MARRKNDNRVDLSAFDQAGARVIDNPLTTEVEDSYLEYAYSVIHSRALPDARDGLKPVHRRILWSMSEQGHRPDRPYVKSARVVGDVMGKYHPHGDVAIYDALVRLAQDFSLNTPLIDGHGNFGSPDDGPAAARYTEARMSREAMLLVGELGEGTVDFKPTYDGSESEPKVLPAAFPNLLVNGTSGIAVGMATNMIPHNLGEVVAAARHLITHPEADLDELMRFVPGPDLPTGGQLLGLDEVRRAYETGRGVVRIRARAQTGPLEGGRGRQAITVTELPYGVGAEKIIEAITDEVKGKLITSGPRRGQRQAARLQGIADVKDLTDREHGTRLVIECKVGVNPQALLADLYRLTPLESSFGINNLVLVDGQPRTLGLKALLEVFVQHRYDVVTRRTTYRRTKREDRLHLVDGLLIALIDIDRVVALIRASDDAGAAKAGLMNEFGLSDIQATYILDTPLRRLTRFDRIELETEQQRLRNEIAELSRILDDEDVLKQVVSDELAEVAGEFGRPRHTTLLAGDLKEVLAASAPAGPLEVADDPCQVILSATGLIARTAAESEESTEARKRSGRVKHDAVREIIHSTARGRILLITNRGRAFKTDVLPLPVLPEQSGTVSLRGGMSASELVPLEKGERVVGLAPLTAGDSPGLAIGTRYGVVKVCAPEWPVRSEEFEVITLKEGDEVVQATWLTDGAESLVFITSDASLLRFPAKLVRPQGLKGGGMAGINLAPEASVISFNAVSTEDTAHGEPMVVTSTGTQVKVSPFASYPAKGRATGGVRVQRFLKGESALTVAWVGPRPVGASNTGDPVELPEPDARRDGSGTAVIMGPQLIGHHIERD